A portion of the Acidobacteriaceae bacterium genome contains these proteins:
- a CDS encoding SPFH domain-containing protein codes for MNTTMIVVGACVLVVFGLMGVMASMFRKAGPNEALIRYGFRGKKVITGHGALVFPVVEHARILSLELMSFDVAPQQDLYTKQGVAVTVEAVAQIKVRSDETSIMTSAEQFLTKTPMEREGLIRLVMEGHLRGIIGQLTVEQIVKEPEMVGERMRATCSEDLSKMGLEVVSFTIREVRDKNEYITNMGRPDVARIRRDAEIASAEAERDTAIRRAIALREAAVAKSAADQERVLAETQSLAKQAEAQRDLDVQKAQFMEIARRQEAQADKAYELQTNVMQQKVIAEQVKVQQVEKEAQVKVQEAEIMRNQAELTATVLKRSEIEAQRINNMANAERARVIAEAEGRAQAIRTQGEAEASIIFQKGEAEAKAMNIKAEAYQEWSQAAVVDKLLTNMADVVRAMAEPLSNVDKITIVSTGDGKTVGAHKLTGEITEIAAQVPALFEALSGMKMSDLMANVKQMAVRPNSGPTIDGEEK; via the coding sequence ATGAATACGACCATGATTGTGGTTGGTGCGTGTGTTCTGGTGGTGTTTGGACTGATGGGCGTAATGGCGTCCATGTTCCGCAAAGCTGGTCCAAACGAAGCGTTGATCCGCTATGGTTTTCGTGGCAAGAAGGTGATTACAGGGCATGGAGCGCTGGTGTTTCCAGTGGTCGAGCACGCCCGCATTCTTTCTCTTGAGCTGATGAGTTTTGACGTGGCCCCGCAGCAGGACCTGTACACGAAGCAGGGTGTTGCGGTGACGGTGGAAGCTGTGGCGCAGATCAAGGTGCGCTCGGATGAGACGAGCATTATGACGTCTGCCGAACAGTTTCTGACGAAGACTCCGATGGAGCGTGAAGGCTTGATTCGCCTGGTGATGGAAGGTCATCTCCGCGGCATCATCGGTCAGCTTACGGTCGAACAGATTGTGAAGGAGCCGGAGATGGTGGGCGAGCGTATGCGCGCGACCTGTTCGGAGGACCTGAGCAAGATGGGCCTGGAGGTGGTTTCGTTCACGATTCGCGAGGTTCGCGATAAGAACGAGTACATCACCAACATGGGACGTCCGGATGTAGCTCGCATTCGTCGTGACGCGGAGATTGCGTCTGCAGAAGCCGAACGTGACACGGCGATTCGTCGCGCGATTGCGTTGCGTGAAGCTGCTGTCGCGAAGTCTGCTGCGGACCAGGAACGCGTGCTGGCAGAGACGCAGTCGCTGGCCAAGCAGGCAGAGGCGCAGCGTGACCTGGATGTGCAGAAGGCGCAGTTCATGGAGATTGCGCGTCGCCAGGAAGCGCAGGCCGATAAGGCTTATGAGCTGCAGACGAATGTGATGCAGCAGAAGGTGATCGCCGAGCAGGTGAAAGTACAGCAGGTCGAGAAGGAAGCGCAGGTCAAGGTGCAGGAGGCCGAGATTATGCGTAACCAGGCTGAGCTGACGGCGACGGTGTTGAAGCGTTCGGAGATTGAAGCGCAACGCATCAACAACATGGCGAACGCAGAGCGCGCGCGTGTGATTGCTGAGGCCGAAGGACGGGCGCAGGCGATCCGCACGCAGGGTGAAGCGGAGGCTTCGATCATCTTCCAGAAGGGTGAGGCAGAGGCGAAGGCGATGAACATCAAGGCCGAGGCGTACCAGGAGTGGTCGCAGGCTGCGGTGGTCGACAAGCTGCTGACGAACATGGCGGATGTGGTGCGGGCGATGGCTGAACCGCTGTCGAATGTGGACAAGATCACGATTGTGTCTACGGGCGATGGCAAGACGGTGGGCGCGCATAAGCTGACGGGAGAGATCACCGAGATTGCCGCCCAGGTGCCTGCGTTGTTTGAGGCCCTGAGCGGTATGAAGATGAGCGACCTGATGGCGAACGTGAAGCAGATGGCTGTGCGTCCGAACAGCGGGCCGACCATTGATGGTGAAGAGAAGTAA
- a CDS encoding helix-turn-helix transcriptional regulator has translation MKLADKIRYLREVEGSLRGLGRAMTQGELVKAIGSETGQALSQSYLSQIESGSRPHLTNNTRLLLAKFFKVHPGYLVDDPDGYHAELMSDVRLQEDTLDLWLIGGAERFRKDPEVRRSLLEIARHEDSRRCLLLLECILATDGLADRLLEVLHPGAKANTESAEAAEVHGEKRVSKRLAEKRVAAKSTATTSAATTRAVKKSAVKKGVQR, from the coding sequence ATGAAGCTGGCTGACAAAATTCGCTACCTTCGGGAAGTGGAAGGAAGCCTTCGAGGGCTGGGCCGTGCGATGACGCAGGGCGAGTTGGTGAAGGCGATTGGGTCGGAGACGGGCCAGGCGTTGAGCCAGAGCTACCTCTCGCAGATCGAAAGTGGATCGCGTCCGCACCTGACCAACAACACACGACTGCTGCTGGCGAAGTTCTTCAAGGTGCATCCCGGCTACCTGGTCGATGATCCTGACGGCTACCATGCAGAGCTGATGAGCGATGTGCGGTTGCAGGAGGACACGCTCGACCTGTGGTTGATTGGCGGGGCTGAACGCTTCCGCAAAGACCCCGAGGTTCGCCGGTCGCTGCTGGAGATTGCGCGGCATGAAGATTCGCGGCGGTGCCTGTTGCTGCTGGAGTGCATTCTCGCCACCGATGGGCTCGCGGACCGCTTGCTGGAGGTGTTGCATCCGGGAGCAAAGGCGAACACGGAGAGCGCGGAGGCCGCAGAGGTGCACGGAGAAAAACGTGTGTCGAAGAGGCTTGCGGAGAAGCGAGTTGCCGCGAAGAGCACAGCCACTACGAGTGCAGCTACTACGCGTGCAGTGAAGAAGAGTGCCGTGAAGAAAGGAGTTCAACGTTGA
- a CDS encoding M23 family metallopeptidase: MRKRYFVYVTRNEDGSADEVNIPMRYVYVFLTATIMGMFTIAGMAGSYTRMLAKAETINHLRNELAMSRSDYAHLEKQNHEKDVQVASLGSLASEVSAIYGLTAGKLTLPLRHGFRTPTKSAANAVESAALKDDTASFTDDSYYKSLDTFYALKKTAASGLLAPSSIDPNLGIRSALSGLGAIDIAGLGTIPDMWPIMGPITSGFGEREDPVIGGGTGEFHKGVDIGSPQGTPVHAPAPGRVIKASMGNGYGREIEIDHGNGIVTVYGHLSGWNVTAGETVVKGQVIGFVGHSGRTTGNHLHYEVQVRGTAVNPHKYLRTTMAQLGGTGSTGG; encoded by the coding sequence TTGCGCAAACGGTATTTTGTCTACGTCACGCGGAATGAGGATGGATCGGCCGATGAGGTCAACATCCCCATGCGGTACGTCTACGTCTTTCTGACAGCGACGATCATGGGCATGTTCACGATCGCGGGTATGGCCGGTTCCTACACCCGGATGCTGGCTAAAGCCGAGACAATCAACCACTTACGCAATGAGCTGGCGATGAGCCGCAGTGATTATGCGCATCTGGAAAAGCAGAACCACGAAAAAGATGTGCAGGTTGCGAGCCTTGGCTCGCTGGCCAGCGAGGTTTCGGCGATCTATGGCCTGACCGCTGGAAAGCTGACGCTTCCGCTTCGGCACGGCTTCCGTACGCCGACGAAAAGCGCTGCGAATGCTGTGGAAAGTGCGGCGCTGAAGGACGATACAGCGAGCTTTACCGACGATAGCTATTACAAGTCGCTGGACACGTTTTATGCGCTGAAGAAGACCGCTGCCAGCGGTCTTCTGGCTCCCAGCTCGATTGACCCGAACCTCGGTATCCGTAGTGCTTTGAGCGGTTTAGGCGCGATTGATATCGCTGGCCTGGGCACGATTCCTGACATGTGGCCGATCATGGGGCCGATCACTTCCGGCTTTGGCGAGCGCGAAGATCCGGTGATTGGCGGCGGTACGGGTGAGTTCCACAAGGGTGTGGATATCGGCTCGCCGCAGGGTACGCCGGTCCATGCTCCGGCACCTGGCAGGGTCATCAAAGCCAGCATGGGCAATGGTTATGGCCGCGAGATCGAAATTGACCACGGAAACGGGATTGTGACGGTCTATGGCCATCTTTCGGGATGGAATGTTACGGCCGGTGAAACGGTCGTAAAGGGCCAGGTCATCGGCTTTGTGGGGCACTCCGGACGGACGACGGGCAATCACCTGCATTACGAGGTACAGGTGCGCGGAACGGCCGTAAACCCGCATAAATACCTGCGAACGACGATGGCTCAGCTTGGTGGAACGGGCTCCACGGGCGGGTAA
- the thiL gene encoding thiamine-phosphate kinase, which yields MIQRIRLRAGAKPSKTLRLGIGDDCAILAPTPGAEVVVTTDFSLENRHFTRSHHSPKAIGHRILARGLSDLAAMGATPMVAFLSLALPRSLATDSRWLDGLLEGFSALAKRTKTPLAGGDTSESPGDFALADIVLLGQAKAGTAMRRTGARVGDSLYVTGSLGGAAAELKDVLAGKKISSRGLHPHLFPEPRLAAGKALRERGLATACMDLSDGVSTDLAHLCEASGVGAEVELALLPLHPLALRKAQPLQLALHGGEDYELLFTARPGTKLPAKLGGVPVTRIGRIVRVRKDQPLVSSVGTDGKREPLLRGGWEHLR from the coding sequence TTGATTCAACGCATTCGCCTGCGCGCTGGGGCCAAACCGTCGAAAACGCTACGGCTCGGCATCGGCGACGACTGCGCGATTCTCGCGCCCACGCCGGGTGCGGAAGTTGTTGTTACTACAGACTTTTCCCTCGAAAACCGCCACTTTACCCGCTCCCACCACAGCCCCAAAGCCATCGGCCATCGCATTCTGGCGCGCGGCCTCAGCGACCTCGCCGCGATGGGCGCAACGCCGATGGTGGCGTTCCTTTCTCTCGCTCTCCCGCGCTCGCTGGCCACCGATTCCCGCTGGCTGGACGGTCTGCTCGAAGGTTTCTCGGCACTGGCAAAACGCACGAAAACCCCCTTGGCTGGCGGCGATACGTCGGAGTCTCCGGGGGATTTCGCCCTGGCGGACATCGTGCTTCTCGGGCAAGCGAAGGCTGGAACCGCGATGCGACGGACAGGCGCGCGGGTCGGCGATTCGCTTTACGTCACCGGCTCTTTGGGCGGGGCTGCCGCAGAGCTGAAGGATGTGCTCGCGGGAAAGAAGATATCTTCGCGAGGCCTGCATCCGCACCTCTTTCCCGAGCCCCGGCTGGCAGCGGGCAAGGCCCTGCGCGAGCGAGGGTTGGCGACCGCGTGCATGGACTTATCTGACGGCGTTTCTACCGATCTGGCGCACCTTTGCGAAGCCTCTGGCGTAGGGGCCGAGGTCGAACTCGCGCTGCTTCCACTGCATCCGCTTGCGCTGCGCAAGGCCCAGCCCCTGCAACTGGCGCTGCATGGTGGCGAGGATTACGAACTTCTCTTTACGGCGCGGCCGGGAACGAAGCTTCCGGCGAAGCTTGGCGGCGTGCCTGTGACGCGCATCGGACGAATCGTTCGAGTGCGTAAAGATCAACCGCTTGTGAGCTCCGTTGGAACGGACGGCAAGCGAGAACCGCTGCTTCGCGGCGGATGGGAGCACCTGCGATGA
- the rsmD gene encoding 16S rRNA (guanine(966)-N(2))-methyltransferase RsmD, whose amino-acid sequence MRVIAGQFRSRPLDAPRGMDTRPTSDRLRETLFNVLAPRIDGAHVLDLYAGSGSVGIEALSRGAASCLFAENAPPAIAAIRKNLSSLKLVTGVQVESKGVTRTLEGMAKTSAKLGRTQGADIVFLDPPYEAADEYESTLRTLSRLHAQVLNSEAVVVAEHRKKAPLPERIGVLERTRVLEQGDAALSFYRVADTPAE is encoded by the coding sequence ATGAGAGTGATTGCCGGTCAATTCCGTTCGCGTCCGCTCGACGCCCCGCGTGGCATGGACACCCGCCCCACCAGCGACCGTCTGCGCGAAACCCTGTTCAACGTCCTTGCCCCTCGCATCGACGGCGCCCATGTCCTCGATCTCTACGCGGGCTCCGGCTCCGTAGGCATCGAGGCCCTCAGCCGCGGCGCGGCCTCCTGCCTCTTCGCAGAAAACGCTCCGCCTGCCATTGCGGCCATCCGCAAAAATCTCTCTTCGTTGAAGCTCGTCACCGGCGTTCAGGTGGAGTCCAAAGGCGTAACGCGCACTCTCGAAGGCATGGCAAAAACTTCTGCCAAACTTGGCCGTACGCAGGGTGCAGACATCGTCTTCCTCGACCCACCCTACGAAGCTGCCGACGAGTACGAGAGCACGCTGCGCACGCTCTCCCGCCTCCACGCCCAGGTGCTGAACTCTGAGGCCGTCGTCGTCGCCGAGCACCGCAAGAAAGCCCCTTTGCCTGAACGCATCGGCGTGCTCGAACGCACGCGCGTCCTCGAACAAGGGGACGCCGCCCTCAGCTTCTACCGCGTCGCCGACACACCCGCAGAGTAA
- a CDS encoding CBS domain-containing protein — protein MIRFSIPLGRFFGVDVRLHVSFVLLLALATGFSAVVTGSTMRGFGLWLALCAAIVVREVARGVTTAYLGMDLRALLLFPMGGIMALTPSRTEPKLTAVAVAGPVANVFCGLLMLGTSYAFLSGLQLFAQPWLSFAHILRSFVWMQFVIAIVGLLPSALPNRKLFGKRETAPAAAVPAGSMPPFHLGSMVALAVALAGLATLNPWLIALGGLFFLGAQINLSQQPANTQEASSIRVREVMLTDLILLSSSDTLGDVLTRTVHTMQEVFPVVRGDRLVGSVSRGTVVEHMRVNGDGYLQGVMMRSLHSASPDESLSEALQRSAALGASEFLPVVEEDGRLMGILTPQSLTRAVQLVKAQAAPATNSGQA, from the coding sequence ATGATTCGTTTCTCTATCCCGCTGGGCCGCTTCTTTGGCGTTGATGTGCGGTTGCACGTCTCTTTCGTTCTTCTGCTGGCTCTTGCCACGGGCTTTTCCGCCGTGGTGACCGGCTCGACGATGCGCGGCTTCGGCCTGTGGCTGGCGCTGTGCGCGGCGATCGTGGTGCGCGAGGTGGCCCGTGGCGTGACGACGGCGTATCTCGGAATGGACCTGCGCGCGCTGCTGCTCTTCCCGATGGGCGGCATCATGGCGCTGACGCCTTCGCGCACGGAGCCGAAACTGACCGCAGTGGCTGTTGCAGGGCCTGTGGCGAACGTCTTCTGTGGGCTGCTGATGCTGGGAACGTCGTACGCGTTTCTGTCCGGGCTGCAGCTGTTTGCTCAGCCGTGGCTGAGCTTTGCCCACATCCTGCGGTCGTTTGTGTGGATGCAGTTTGTGATCGCCATTGTGGGTCTGTTGCCGAGTGCGCTGCCCAACCGCAAGCTCTTTGGCAAGCGCGAGACGGCGCCTGCGGCTGCGGTACCGGCAGGCTCGATGCCTCCGTTCCACCTGGGGTCCATGGTGGCGCTTGCCGTCGCACTGGCAGGGTTGGCGACGCTGAATCCGTGGCTGATTGCGCTGGGTGGATTGTTCTTCCTGGGCGCGCAGATCAACCTGTCACAGCAACCGGCAAACACGCAGGAGGCAAGCTCGATCCGCGTACGCGAGGTGATGCTGACGGACCTGATTCTGCTGTCGAGTTCGGACACGCTGGGCGACGTGCTGACGCGCACGGTGCATACGATGCAGGAAGTGTTCCCGGTCGTGCGTGGCGATCGCCTGGTGGGCTCGGTGAGCCGCGGAACGGTGGTCGAGCACATGCGGGTGAACGGCGATGGCTATCTGCAGGGCGTGATGATGCGGTCGCTGCACAGTGCGTCTCCCGATGAGAGCCTGAGCGAGGCGCTGCAGCGTTCGGCTGCGCTGGGCGCGAGCGAGTTCCTTCCGGTGGTGGAAGAAGATGGCCGCCTGATGGGCATTCTGACGCCCCAGAGCCTGACGCGTGCGGTGCAGTTGGTGAAGGCGCAGGCAGCTCCGGCAACGAACTCGGGGCAGGCATGA
- the rsmI gene encoding 16S rRNA (cytidine(1402)-2'-O)-methyltransferase, whose amino-acid sequence MMVAEKKPLAPGLYLVATPIGNLEDITLRALSVLASADRIACEDTRQTSKLLSHFGISTPTVSYHDFNELSRATQLVEQLKQGARIAVVSDAGTPGIADPGAVLAADAMAAGIAVIPIPGANAAVNALIASGLSAEKFAFNGFLPSKEGARKTQLEALRAVLVKDESPATQIFYETPHRILEALADVIAVFGAEHRVALARELTKLHEEFVRGTAGAVLAELQARPAVRGEMVLLLDGKVAAAAQTAMTLAAEVAALVAGGASEKDALKQAAKARGLGKSEAYREWQRTKR is encoded by the coding sequence ATGATGGTTGCGGAGAAGAAGCCGCTGGCACCGGGGCTGTATCTGGTCGCAACGCCGATTGGAAACCTTGAAGACATTACGCTGCGGGCGCTGAGTGTGCTGGCTTCGGCCGACCGCATTGCGTGCGAAGACACGCGGCAGACGTCGAAGCTGCTGTCGCACTTCGGCATCTCGACGCCGACGGTGAGCTACCACGACTTCAACGAACTTTCGCGGGCGACACAGCTTGTGGAGCAGTTGAAGCAGGGTGCGCGCATCGCGGTGGTGAGCGATGCGGGTACGCCGGGCATTGCTGATCCCGGAGCGGTGCTAGCTGCGGATGCGATGGCTGCCGGGATTGCAGTGATTCCGATCCCCGGAGCGAATGCGGCGGTGAATGCGCTGATTGCCAGCGGGCTTTCGGCCGAGAAGTTTGCGTTCAACGGTTTTTTGCCTTCGAAAGAAGGTGCACGGAAGACGCAGCTTGAGGCGTTACGAGCGGTGCTGGTAAAGGACGAATCGCCAGCAACGCAGATCTTCTACGAGACGCCGCATCGCATTCTGGAAGCGCTGGCGGATGTGATCGCCGTGTTTGGTGCAGAGCATCGTGTGGCGCTGGCCCGCGAGCTGACGAAGCTGCATGAGGAGTTTGTGCGCGGTACGGCAGGAGCGGTGCTGGCGGAGCTGCAGGCAAGGCCTGCGGTGCGCGGCGAGATGGTGTTGCTGCTCGACGGCAAGGTGGCTGCAGCAGCGCAGACGGCGATGACTCTGGCGGCGGAGGTGGCTGCGCTGGTGGCTGGCGGAGCGAGCGAGAAGGATGCGCTGAAGCAGGCGGCGAAGGCCCGCGGGCTGGGCAAGAGCGAAGCGTATCGCGAGTGGCAGCGGACGAAGCGTTAA
- a CDS encoding cysteine synthase family protein — protein sequence MTDSASKPLGTALLDRVGNTPLIRLDRLTAHLPGTLILGKAEWANPGGSVKDRAASAIVADAQAKGLLTPGKHLLDATSGNTGIAYAMLGAAQGFPVTLCVPANVSSERKHILAAYGANIVWTDPADGSDGAIRMARKLFAEQPEKYFYADQYGNENNWRAHYNTTANEIWEQTEGRVTHFVAGLGTSGTFVGTTRRLKELNPAIQCYSMQPDSPFNGLEGLKHMETAIVPPIYDDKLADRDIAMPTERAYAMAKRLGRTQGLLVGVSAAAAVAVCVDVAEEESKAGREAVIVVILPDSADKYLSERFWSEAAEDEAAPDMVDGDRYVGQRT from the coding sequence ATGACTGATTCTGCTTCCAAGCCGCTTGGCACCGCCCTTCTCGATCGCGTGGGCAACACTCCGCTGATTCGCCTTGACCGCCTGACCGCACACCTGCCCGGAACGCTGATTCTGGGCAAAGCCGAGTGGGCCAACCCAGGGGGCAGCGTGAAAGATCGCGCCGCTTCTGCGATTGTGGCCGACGCGCAGGCCAAAGGCCTGCTGACGCCGGGAAAGCATCTGCTCGATGCCACCAGCGGCAACACGGGCATCGCCTACGCGATGCTGGGTGCGGCGCAGGGCTTCCCGGTAACGCTGTGTGTGCCCGCAAACGTGAGCTCCGAACGCAAACACATTCTCGCGGCCTATGGCGCGAACATCGTGTGGACCGACCCGGCAGATGGCTCGGATGGGGCGATTCGCATGGCGCGGAAGCTCTTTGCGGAGCAGCCGGAGAAGTACTTCTACGCCGACCAGTATGGCAATGAGAACAACTGGCGTGCGCATTACAACACCACCGCGAACGAGATCTGGGAGCAGACGGAAGGGCGCGTGACGCACTTCGTCGCAGGGCTCGGGACGTCGGGCACGTTTGTGGGCACGACGCGCCGCCTGAAAGAGTTGAACCCGGCGATCCAGTGCTACTCGATGCAGCCGGATTCTCCGTTCAATGGGCTGGAAGGCCTGAAGCACATGGAGACGGCGATCGTTCCGCCGATCTATGACGACAAGCTGGCCGATCGCGATATCGCGATGCCGACCGAGCGTGCCTATGCGATGGCCAAGCGACTGGGCCGGACGCAGGGGTTGCTGGTTGGCGTTTCCGCAGCGGCGGCGGTGGCGGTCTGCGTCGATGTGGCGGAGGAAGAGTCCAAGGCAGGGCGTGAGGCTGTGATCGTGGTGATTCTGCCGGATTCGGCGGACAAGTATCTCAGCGAACGTTTCTGGTCGGAAGCGGCCGAAGACGAAGCCGCACCCGATATGGTCGACGGCGATCGCTATGTGGGCCAGCGGACCTAG
- a CDS encoding M67 family metallopeptidase translates to MQGIDVSFLISQALYSDLRKHGEETYPHECCGIILGKGDVNGTHVHKLIRAGNTRVDSAHNRYNIAPGELMKAQREARQSGLDIVGFYHSHPDHPAQWSQTDYAEAHWFGCAYVITAVDHGHATTTNSFLLSGTCEEDKRFENQPIAFE, encoded by the coding sequence ATGCAAGGAATAGACGTGAGTTTTCTGATCTCTCAAGCTCTCTACAGCGACCTTCGCAAGCATGGCGAAGAGACGTATCCGCACGAATGCTGCGGCATCATCCTCGGCAAGGGCGATGTGAACGGCACGCATGTTCACAAGCTGATCCGCGCGGGGAATACGCGCGTGGATTCGGCGCATAACCGCTACAACATCGCTCCCGGAGAGCTGATGAAGGCGCAGCGGGAGGCGCGGCAGTCGGGGCTGGACATCGTCGGCTTCTACCACTCGCACCCGGACCATCCGGCGCAGTGGTCGCAAACGGATTACGCCGAAGCGCACTGGTTTGGCTGCGCGTATGTGATTACGGCGGTCGACCACGGACACGCGACCACGACGAACAGCTTCCTGCTGTCGGGGACGTGCGAGGAAGATAAGCGGTTCGAGAACCAGCCGATTGCGTTTGAGTAG
- a CDS encoding MoaD/ThiS family protein has product MKIHIPTPLRAYTEKQETVSVGGTTVAEGLEELTKAYPAMRAHLFTPEGKLRSFVNVYLEDEDVRYLPEKEATAVAAEAELTIIPSIAGGCCSLPAEGCCR; this is encoded by the coding sequence ATGAAGATTCACATCCCCACACCGCTACGTGCGTACACCGAGAAGCAGGAAACTGTTTCGGTCGGCGGCACGACCGTGGCCGAAGGGCTTGAGGAGCTGACGAAGGCCTATCCGGCCATGCGTGCACACCTCTTCACTCCCGAAGGCAAGCTGCGGAGCTTCGTCAATGTTTATCTTGAAGACGAAGACGTCCGCTATCTCCCGGAGAAGGAAGCAACTGCTGTTGCTGCCGAAGCCGAACTCACGATTATCCCCTCCATCGCTGGCGGCTGTTGTAGCCTGCCCGCTGAAGGCTGTTGTCGCTAG
- the moeB gene encoding molybdopterin-synthase adenylyltransferase MoeB, whose amino-acid sequence MPATFEAPTTAELPKLSNEEIARYSRHLILPEVGMEGQQKLKAAKVLCVGTGGLGAPLALYLAAAGIGTIGLVDFDVVDESNLQRQIIHSQSTVGKLKVDSAEIMLKGLNKNVNVIKHNTMLTSHNALEIFKDYDVIADGTDNFQTRYLVNDACVLTGKPNAYGSIFRFEGQASVFATEEGPCYRCLYPEPPPPGLVPSCAEGGVLGILPGLVGVIQATEVIKLVLGIGEPLVGRLLLVDALNMGFRTLKLRKNPECPACGTREIKELIDYDQFCGIAPPTSTGPLEVSSHGSVDQGANVVDGIPQVTVEEYKARLDKGDKPFLLDVRETHEYQICNLGAPLIPVGQVGSRLNEIPVGKDVEILVHCKSGGRSQKAALELKAAGFTNVKNLAGGITAWADRIDPSVPKY is encoded by the coding sequence ATGCCAGCCACGTTTGAAGCACCGACGACCGCCGAGCTGCCGAAGCTCTCTAACGAAGAAATCGCCCGCTACTCGCGGCACCTGATCCTGCCGGAAGTGGGCATGGAAGGCCAGCAGAAGCTGAAGGCCGCGAAGGTGCTCTGCGTGGGTACGGGTGGCCTGGGTGCGCCGCTGGCGCTGTACCTGGCCGCGGCCGGTATCGGCACGATCGGCCTGGTGGACTTTGACGTGGTCGATGAGTCGAACCTGCAGCGCCAGATCATCCACTCGCAGTCGACCGTCGGCAAGCTGAAGGTCGACTCGGCGGAGATCATGCTGAAGGGGTTGAACAAGAACGTCAACGTCATCAAGCACAATACGATGCTGACCTCGCACAACGCGCTCGAAATCTTCAAGGATTACGACGTGATCGCGGACGGCACGGACAACTTCCAGACACGGTACCTGGTGAACGATGCCTGCGTACTGACCGGCAAGCCGAACGCTTATGGCTCGATCTTCCGCTTCGAGGGACAGGCTTCTGTCTTCGCTACGGAAGAAGGCCCGTGCTATCGCTGCCTGTATCCCGAACCGCCGCCTCCGGGGCTGGTTCCGAGCTGCGCGGAAGGTGGCGTGCTCGGCATCCTGCCGGGTCTTGTCGGCGTCATTCAGGCGACGGAAGTGATCAAGCTGGTGCTCGGCATCGGCGAGCCGCTGGTTGGCCGTTTGCTGCTGGTGGACGCGCTGAACATGGGCTTCCGGACACTGAAGCTGCGCAAGAACCCCGAGTGCCCGGCCTGCGGCACGCGTGAGATCAAGGAACTGATCGACTATGACCAGTTCTGCGGAATCGCACCGCCAACCTCGACCGGACCGCTTGAGGTTTCCTCGCATGGCTCTGTCGACCAGGGCGCGAACGTCGTCGACGGCATTCCGCAGGTGACGGTGGAAGAGTACAAGGCGCGTCTGGACAAGGGCGACAAGCCGTTCCTGCTGGATGTGCGTGAGACGCACGAGTACCAGATCTGCAACCTGGGCGCGCCGCTGATTCCGGTAGGCCAGGTAGGTTCGCGACTGAACGAAATTCCGGTTGGCAAGGATGTAGAGATTCTCGTCCATTGCAAGTCGGGCGGGCGTTCGCAGAAGGCGGCGCTGGAGCTGAAGGCTGCAGGCTTCACGAACGTGAAGAACCTTGCGGGCGGTATTACGGCATGGGCGGATCGCATCGATCCCAGCGTGCCAAAGTACTAA